A genomic window from Fusarium falciforme chromosome 2, complete sequence includes:
- a CDS encoding Protein kinase domain-containing protein, translating into MGDWARGWTRVGQVGPSQHYGRPWAIEREHEELRIIDGWDNDDNWPGINKPLFSGPDAKRFDTKLSKLDDLGFGAFGRVEKVTYGSVYLARKRITRRRGRTIDDLRQECLTMEKLGDHRHIVKLVATYAPRSHELCLLIWPVAVCNLSILLEDLESLRLGDGDREDIMKRLDDLDIKDLSAIEPTPEDQVLDSATKCPLEYLRSVVGCIARAMAYCHRNDVRHLDIKPSNILLKADRVYLADFGISKDVSGQDQTMTEGLPGTERWRAPELYAGHGSSMQFSDIYSLGLVFLNIATVLYNVRLEDFDNALRYPDKLSREEQLYDRERKLKAHLEKLTSHALVTPPFMFTYEGQETVRPRPIVNLISRMITSNPKSRLHADKIDDKLSMLGGIHQIYHGECCKRPISWVENKWDAKFAGLASLRKENDRLKKRVDELEGRDKTYELRLKHEREAHEQAITALQNKLKSMEEKCHTLEAEKVDKRKGAGHSPRPTMPRPARSSTLSLSSSIELEKSPKIRSTPTTPAPRPPLQPMSRSVQRFTAHRKAPQAPQNGSSPRPLNDLTPRASNEFPTSRSPSITNLSGYTLRSRGSGSKLPLPVTPNRSETPNFNRDQSLTDSSMASSVFSRNSIETTPTPVQGSPALNRNPIPLDSNKVPQWGQLPGLPPQPDQRPTTPEPSSPALTMPLSPMSSPRTLRSDLASDYGDYTRRPSLHSQQSQKSWAEVATEGETLRKLIGRPRAHSNRSNRSNRQLEVEQA; encoded by the exons ATGGGCGACTGGGCCCGCGGGTGGACTAGAGTCGGGCAAGTAGGCCCGTCTCAACATTATGGCCGTCCATGGGCGATCGAGCGCGAACACGAGGAGCTGAGAATCATTGATGGCTGggacaacgacgacaactGGCCGGGCAT AAATAAGCCTCTGTTTAGTGGTCCCGATGCGAAGCGATTCGATACAAAACTTTCCAAACTCGACGACCTAGGATTCGGCGCCTTCGGTCGCGTCGAAAAGGTCACCTATGGATCAGTCTACCTGGCGCGGAAGCGAATTACTCGCCGACGAGGTCGCACCATTGACGATTTGCGCCAGGAGTGCCTGACCATGGAAAAGCTCGGCGACCACCGACATATCGTTAAACTGGTTGCCACCTATGCGCCCCGAAGCCACGAATTGTGCTTGCTCATCTGGCCTGTTGCTGTCTGCAACCTAAGCATACTTTTGGAAGACCTGGAGTCTTTGCGACTCGGCGATGGAGATCGCGAGGATATCATGAAGCGACTAGATGATCTGGACATCAAGGACCTGAGCGCCATTGAGCCGACACCCGAAGATCAGGTGCTCGATTCCGCAACAAAATGCCCGCTTGAGTATCTGCGCAGCGTGGTCGGATGCATTGCTCGCGCCATGGCCTACTGCCATCGGAATGATGTTAGGCACCTCGATATCAAACCATCCAACATCCTCCTCAAAGCGGACCGAGTCTACCTCGCCGACTTTGGCATCTCAAAGGACGTCAGCGGACAGGATCAAACCATGACAGAGGGTTTGCCGGGAACTGAAAGATGGCGTGCGCCTGAGCTTTACGCCGGACATGGCTCTAGCATGCAGTTTTCGGATATCTATTCCCTTGGTCTCGTTTTTCTCAACATAGCGACTGTTCTCTACAACGTCCGGTTGGAGGACTTCGATAACGCACTAAGATATCCCGATAAACTGTCACGAGAGGAACAACTATATGACCGGGAAAGGAAGTTGAAGGCACACTTGGAGAAGCTCACTTCTCATGCCTTGGTCACGCCCCCATTCATGTTCACTTATGAGGGCCAAGAAACAGTCAGACCAAGACCAATTGTCAACTTGATCTCTCGAATGATCACCTCAAACCCCAAGAGTCGACTACATGCCGACAAAATCGACGACAAGCTGTCAATGCTGGGTGGGATTCATCAAATCTACCATGGCGAATGCTGCAAACGACCAATATCATGGGTCGAGAATAAATGGGATGCCAAGTTTGCGGGGCTGGCGAGTCTTCGAAAGGAGAATGATCgcttgaagaagagggtAGATGAACTCGAGGGACGAGACAAGACATACGAACTTCGGCTCAAGCATGAACGTGAAGCGCATGAACAGGCCATCACCGCTCTCCAAAATAAGCTCAAGAGCATGGAGGAGAAATGCCACACGCTGGAGGCCGAAAAGGTTGATAAGAGGAAGGGTGCCGGCCACAGTCCACGTCCGACGATGCCAAGACCGGCTCGAAGCAGCACTTTGTCTCTCTCATCGAGCATCGAGCTAGAAAAGTCGCCCAAAATACGATCaacgccaacaacaccagcaccGAGACCTCCTCTCCAGCCCATGTCTCGCTCGGTGCAGCGTTTCACGGCGCATCGCAAAGCACCACAGGCTCCGCAGAATGGCTCTTCTCCCCGCCCCCTCAACGACTTGACACCCAGAGCCTCGAATGAGTTTCCGACCTCAAGGTCACCGAGTATCACTAACCTGTCGGGTTACACTTTGCGATCTCGCGGATCCGGCTCGAAGCTTCCTCTCCCTGTGACGCCAAACCGCAGCGAAACACCCAACTTCAATCGCGATCAAAGCTTGACGGACAGTAGTATGGCGTCCTCTGTATTCTCTCGAAACAGTATCGAGACAACTCCAACACCCGTACAGGGCAGCCCGGCGCTGAACCGCAACCCCATTCCTCTGGATTCTAACAAGGTGCCTCAATGGGGTCAACTCCCAGGATTGCCCCCACAGCCAGATCAGAGGCCAACGACCCCTGAACCGAGCAGCCCGGCCCTCACCATGCCACTCTCTCCCATGTCGTCACCCAGAACGCTCCGGTCAGATCTCGCCAGTGACTATGGGGATTATACTCGCCGACCCTCTTTACACTCGCAGCAGTCCCAGAAGAGTTGGGCTGAAGTAGCAACTGAGGGCGAGACGCTTCGGAAGTTGATCGGAAGACCGCGCGCCCACTCAAATAGGTCAAATCGATCGAATAGGCAATTGGAGGTGGAACAAGCTTGA
- a CDS encoding Complex1-LYR-dom domain-containing protein has translation MFRQPFVPARNSRHRVAALALYRALIKTGKKIPLPKDLQHPGPTHPIAHIVRKRFVKNKPLASLRLVYNSMASGYKFLTLLTRGQTTDNPEHAQITQFLRQRNEASALSRSRAPPPSTRRQNPPLLTKVSPPDAPPEYKPTVRPLPKTAFVGERKVPTVANTSGGQVFLRIKKPQPRVLSRAVGRRSNLFRKDLLALLDIEEENLGSADEEDRWESLMNKQLAAEGFQDKVISDGTLGSYRWSEQLSKSWIESQLDRRWSDWVARGKAVNELVQQEKALAKAEERIPRPSPDDTEAATAARETLDKILEEARQKEAARNEETETKPFQDPFMAPLWVERVQELEKQQMFQGQFGGKPRKGGKKPDENFTSKFPLDAFAAIKASRR, from the exons ATGTTTCGCCAACCGTTCGTCCCAGCGCGCAACTCGCGGCACAGAGTCGCCGCATTGGCATTATATCGTGCTCTAATAAAGACGGGAAAGAAAATTCCGTTGCCCAAAGACCTCCAACATCCCGGCCCGACGCATCCAATAGCCCACATTGTGAGGAAGCGATTCGTGAAGAATAAGCCACTTGCCAGCTTGAGGCTCGTGTATAATTCTATGGCTTCGGGATATAAA TTCCTCACATTATTGACGAGAGGCCAAACGACCGACAACCCTGAACACGCCCAGATCACCCAATTCCTACGACAACGAAACGAAGCATCAGCTCTATCTCGCTCTAGAGCCCCTCCTCCCTCGACAAGAAGACAAAACCCTCCGCTTTTGACAAAAGTCTCCCCTCCTGATGCGCCACCAGAATACAAACCTACAGTCCGACCCCTCCCCAAAACCGCCTTTGTAGGCGAGCGCAAAGTCCCCACAGTCGCCAACACGAGCGGAGGCCAAGTATTTCTACGGATTAAGAAACCACAACCTAGGGTTCTGTCAAGAGCCGTCGGCAGGAGGTCCAATCTATTTAGAAAGGACTTGTTGGCACTTTTAGACATCGAGGAGGAAAACCTTGGTTCcgctgatgaagaggatcGGTGGGAATCCCTGATGAACAAGCAGCTGGCTGCCGAAGGGTTCCAGGACAAGGTCATTAGCGACGGCACGTTAGGGTCTTACCGCTGGAGTGAGCAGTTGTCAAAGTCATGGATCGAATCACAGCTTGACAGACGTTGGTCAGACTGGGTTGCCCGTGGCAAGGCAGTCAACGAGCTTGTTCAGCAAGAAAAAGCCTTGGCGAAGGCGGAGGAACGAATTCCACGTCCATCACCTGATGATACTGAAGCTGCAACTGCTGCGAGAGAAACTCTTGACAAGATTCTAGAGGAGGCTCGGCAGAAGGAGGCCGCACGGAATGAGGAAACAGAGACAAAGCCCTTCCAGGACCCGTTCATGGCTCCCTTGTGGGTGGAAAGGGTCCAGGAGCTTGAGAAACAGCAGATGTTTCAAGGCCAATTTGGGGGCAAGCCTAGAAAGGGTGGAAAGAAGCCGGATGAAAATTTCACGAGCAAGTTTCCCCTCGACGCGTTCGCAGCCATAAAGGCGTCTCGGAGGTAA